The region TTTTTATGATCAAAACTCAAATATCTGTTAAAGGAGGTAGAACTCATGTGCTATTTTTTAAATTTAGTTTCAACATAAAAATATAACAATGAAATTTTCAAGAAAAGCAAATGCCCAATGGGAAGGAACAGGTAAAGAAGGAAAAGGAAACATTTCTACACAAAGTGAGGTGCTCGATAAGACCGCATATTCATTTGGCACCCGCTTTGCCGAAGGTAAGGGGACTAATCCAGAAGAATTAATAGGAGCTGCACATGCGGGTTGTTTCACTATGCAATTGAGTTTTTTACTCAACGAAGAAGGCTTTACAGCTACTGATTTATCTACAGATGCTAAGGTTACATTTGAAGATGGAGAAATCACTCACATAACTTTAGAACTAACTGGAAATGTTCCAGATGTGTCTAAAGAAAAGTTTGCAGAGATCGCAAATAAAGCAAAAGAAGTCTGCCCTATATCAAAATTACTAAAAGCAGAGATTTCCTTAGAAATAAAGTAAATAATCGCATCTTATTTTTAAACCCGTCCGTACTAGTTACAGGCGGGTTTTTAATGGAATACATTTTCTATATTAATAAAATCTCCAGTTAGCAGGTGATTGAGGTGTGGTTTATAATTCGGGTGTTTTTATTACCTAGTAATTCTTGAACCTTAAAAGCAGCGAACTCTCTGAAACCACCGTGTAAAAGTATTGTTGATTCTCTAGCTATTTTCAAATTGAAAAGTGGTGCGATCTTCCTTATTTAAGGAGCTAAATAACAAAGCAAATCCTATTGTTAAAAATGCTCCTAACGGATTCAACCAAAGGAATGGAAGGATTTCAATTCCTTCTACAAATTCATGTAACATGGCACAAGTGGCAACAATGACTTGAGAAATACAAGCTGCTATAAAAACGGCTTGTCCTTTTATTCTTTTAAAGTAAAAAGCGACTAAGAATATACCTAGAATAGTTCCGTAAAAAATAGACCCTATAAAATTGACCAGTTGGATCAAGTTGTCAAATAAAGAAACAAAGCTAGCAAAGAAGATGGCCATAAGACCCCACATGAGCGTGAACCACTTGCTCATATTTACATAATGATCGTCGTCTTTTTCTTCCTTGCGGTATCTTTTGTATATATCTATTGTGGTCGTGGAACTTAAGGCATTTAATTCTGACGCTGTGGAACTCATTGCAGCACTTAGTATGACCGCAAGCAATAATCCTATAAGGCCTTTAGGCAAGTGATGTAATATGAAATGTATAAACACAAAATCCTTGTCATTAGTTTCAATGCCACTGTCTGCCTTTTCAATAAGGGTGCGTGCCGTAGCTCTGTTCGTTTCTTCTTGAGATCTCAGGGAATTCAAAGCCAATTCATAATCGACAATATCTTCTGAAGCAGAGGTGTTTAGTGCTGTGGCATACTTTTTTTGAACTTTTTGTTTTTCTTTTAATATTTCTTCATGACTGGATTCAAGTCTGCTGTACTGACCTGCAAATTCGCTTTCTTTCACTGCTTTTTCTGCCGCGGGGTTAAAGTTTAAGGGGGTGGAGTTGAATTGATAAAAAACAAAAACCATAACACCTACCATAAGAATAAAAAACTGCATAGGTACTTTAAGCAGTCCGTTGAACAGCAGTCCAATACGCATTTGTTTTACAGATTTCCCGGACAGATAGCGCTGTACCTGTGACTGGTCCGTTCCAAAATAGCTCAACATTAAAAAAGTAGCTCCAAAAAGTGCGCTCCACACATTATAGCGATCATCTAAGGAGAAATTAAAGTCTAGAATTTGCATTTTTTCGGCACTTCCTGCCATGGTGAGCGCATTGTCAAAAGTGACGTTATCTGGCAATTGAGTTACGATAAGGACAAAGGCAGTTACCATTCCGGCCATGATGACAATCATTTGTTGCTTTTGGGTCACGTTAACGGCTTTAGTACCTCCAGAAACCGTATAGATGATGACTAGAATACCTATGATGATATTCAGGTATTTTAATTCCCAATCCAGTACGGCGCTCAAAATAATTGCCGGCGCATAGATAGTAATTCCGGCGGCTAGACCACGTTGGATCAAAAAGAGGATGGAGGCAAGAGACCTGGTTTTAAGGTCAAATCTTTTTTCTAGAAACTCGTAAGCCGTGTATACTTTCAGTCTATGATATATAGGGATAAAAGTCACACAGATAATAATGACTGCAATGGGAAGCCCAAAATAGAATTGAACAAACTCCATTCCGTCGGTATAGGCTTGTCCAGGGGTGCTTAAAAAAGTAATAGCACTTGCTTGGGTAGCCATCACCGAAAGTCCTACAGTCCACCACCTAGCGTCACCACCTTTAATGTATTCTTCACTAGTCTGTCTTCCTCTAGTCTTATAAACTCCGTAAAGTACTATAAAAGCTAGTGTACTTACAAGTATGAACCAATCAACTATTTCCATAAATCGAGCTTATAATATAAAACAATACGGCAAAGACAATATTTGCTAGAATAACCAGTGCATACACAAGCTTCCATTTTTTAGAATTTTCCTTGGCCATCTTTGTTTTCAATTGGTTGATTTTCAACTCCTATACTGATTATATTTGCCAGTAATTTATAAGCCCCTGAAACTCCTGCAGGTAATTCTCTAAAAAGGCTTAATCCTGTATAAATAATATGGCCCTTGCCATATTCAGCAACGATCAGACTTCCTTTAGTCATCTCCTCATCCTTATCACTCATTCCTAAAATAGGAGTAAAGGCAGTATCCCATTGTTCTGGAAAATAAAGTCCGCGTTCCTGTACCCAACCTTCAAAGTCTGTTGAGGTAATCGCATTAGGATAGGACATGATCTTATGCTGAGGTTCTAATATGGTTACGGTCGCATTTTCATCAGTTACTCGCTTTCGCGAAAGCGTAATAGGTAAAGGCCCTAATTCATCAGGACTAATTCTGCGACTTGTATTGTATTGCATCATCAAGGTGCCGCCATTTTTCACATAAGTATCCAAACGGTTTTGCAGTGCCGCCATATCGTCTTCTGCTACATTATAAGCTCTGATTCCTACTACTACGGCATCGTATTTAGAAAGATCATCTGGCACTTCACTTGGTTCAAATTTGAATACTTTACCACCTATAGCTTCAATAGCTTGAGCGACATCATCTCCAGCACCATTGATATAAGCAACCGTTTGAGCCGTATTGATAAGACCAGGTTTTACTACTTGAGACTCGTTATCTCTAACCAATTGTTGATTTGGAATATGATCGTAATCGATCTTAATCACTTCCTGTTTAAAGATCTGTGAACCTATTTTAACCCATCCAGAAATGACACCTCTTGAGGCCGTTTTAGGGGGTTGTACATTAAAGGTGTAGGTTTTTTCCTCTCCTTTTTCTAATCCTTTAAAATTAAAATCTGTAGGAGTAATGCTCCAGTTATCTGGATGAGCTAACTCTAAGCTACCTTGAGGTAATTTTTTATTTGCCTTGATGGTTACATGAACAGGTTGTGCGGTATTTCCAGAGAATACATATACTGGATTTTCTATGCTTACAGCAACTTCTGGAACGACATGAAAAGGTTCATTCACCTCGCCACGCACAGGGTCCGTGCGCTTGTGAATGATGGGAATTTCTCTATATAATCGAGTTCCCTGTATTTCTAAAAAGGTTCTTACTATAAACTCAGGGCCCATTTCAGGTTTTCCCGTAAGACCTCTATTTTGAAATTGATACATTCCTAAACTGCCTTTTTCTTTTAAGTAATACGGAGTGCTGGCTTCGTAATATGCAGGAATATTTAAAGTTGCTTCTATAGTTTTAGTATCGTTTTGATGGAGACGGAGTTCCTTTTCTTGGATTTGAATCAGTTGGTTCGGTAGAAGGCTTACTTCAAACTTTTCTGATGACCTATTGGTGAGCTCTACACGCACCGTTAAAGATTCTCCAGCAGTAGCTGTAGATGTATTCACACTTGCTTCTAGATAAACGCCTGCTATATCAAGAACTATCTGGTCGAGTTCCTCTAATTTGATATTTTTCCAGTGTTCGTCTTTTAATTTTTCAATTTGAGCTCGCATTTCTAATAGCGCAGGAATGCTCGCCGTCGGATTTTTAAAATCATAGTTGGTTATGATAGAATTGAGTAAGGTCTTTATGCTGCTGCCGCCTGTTACACGAGTCCAAGTGGTGTTTATTCCAGAAAACAAATCAGATTTATCAGTAGGGAAGGAGCCTTTTAGATACTCTAAATATTCTGTTTGTGAACCTCTTGAACCAGAACTTCCAAAGCCTTGAGATTGGTGCTTACTTCTGCTTAATGCAGCAATCTCGCTATTAGATAGTCCTTTGTATGGGTAATAAGTTCCAGCATCTAGTTCTAGAAGGTTGGTCTTATCTGCTTTTTCAAAAGCCTCTTCACTTCCATAAAACCACCAGCTGGTATTAAAGAATATACGTTGTGCTTGCCAGGTGTTGAGTTCTTTTAACTGGTTGGCATAAATAGTTTTATCTGCTGCAAAATCAAAAACCTTCATACTCAACATGGCGCTGCTGGTATGATGTCCGTGTGTTGATCCAGGAGTGCGATGATCAAATCTATTAATGATTACATCTGGTTGAAATTCTCTGATAATACGCACCATATCTTCCATCACTTCCTGCTCATTCCATATTTCTAGGGTTTCATCAGGATGCTTGGAATAGCCAAAATCATTGGCACGTGTAAAAAATTGCTGCCCGCCATCGGTATTTCTGGCTTCTAGCAACTCTTGAGTTCTTATCATTCCCAACTGTTCCCGCAACTGCGGCCCTATAAGGTTCTGACCACCGTCACCGCGTGTGAGCGATAGGTATGCAGTACGCGCCATTTGATCATTGGCAAGCCAAGAAATAAGTCGTGTATTTTCATCATCAGGATGCGCAGCTACGAAAAGTGCTGTTCCCAAAAAACCTAATTTCTCGATTTGATGATAGATTTCGGCCGTATTAGGCTGTTTTTGAGCAAGCCTATTTTCTTGAGCAACAGCTGTCGACAATAGGAAAAGGGCCATTATGGAGGTAAAAAAAATATGCTTCATATAGTCTGTGAAGATAGAATTTTCAAATCTTAAAATTTTGTGAAGATTTGCTTGCGCGAAAGCGGAACCTAATCAAACAAAAGAATGGTCCAATTATATTTGGTGCCATTTGATTTTTGCTATGATAGTTCCTTTTTCCTCTTTATGGATTAAAGTACAACAATTTTAAAAGGAAAAGTCACTACTTCATTTACGTCAGAAGCACTTGGTCCAAAAAAATATTTGTTTACCAGGCTATTATTGAAAGTAGAAAAGCTAGAAGAGTACCAATTCTGTTCCTTTATTATTATACTGTGGGCATCAATCAATTTACGATATCCATAATATTTGCCCACATTTCCTCATGGAACAAAACAGGAACGGTCTCTTGTGCTGAGGTGTCGCCCATACGTATCACTACCATGTTTAAACTAGGAACTACGTCTATAAACTGACCGTTTTTACCAAGTGCACTAATCATATCTATAGGTCCAGATGGTGTTACTGAAGATGGAATAGCGGCTGTAGTTCCCGGAAATACAACAGAGTCCTTTCCATTGAGCCACCACAAGTAACCATAAGACTCGTTGATAGATTGAGAGGTAGTGGTCATGGAGTTAAAATAAGTAGCGTCTCCTAAAACAGTGGTATCCTCCCAGAGACCTTGGTTTAAAGTCAATAGACCAAAACGCGCGGCACTTCTCGCCGTACTGAAGTACACCTCGTTTAAACCGTTGGTGCTTAACCAAGATCCATCCATCCCGATTTTATCCTTAATTGCCGTATTTGTGAATTGGTTATTGGTAACTCCAGTAGCATTTTCTAAAACCCTATGCAATAAGGTATAGGTGCCGTTGTGATAGTACCATTGATTTCCAGCATCGGTTAGATAATTAAGACAAGCTGGTGCAGTGCAATCTACTACAGGCACATTATAATCAATTCCAGTAGTAAAAGACAGCTGGTTTTTAACGGTAATTAAATCTTCTTTGTTTGCTGGCATGCTCGTCCAGCCAGCTCCCAAATAATCTGATGTTTTATCATTGATATTTAAGCTGCCTTCCTCTTGTGCAATACCTATTAAGGTAGCGGTAAGGGACTTTCCAGCACTTGCCCAGTACCAATTGCTATCTGCAGTAAATGGATTTCCTTGTAAATCGTTGTTCCAATAATTTTCTAAGACTATTTTTCCATCGATCAGTACTATAAACGCACGAGTTTCATTGACCTCAAGAAACGTCTGAAGCTCAGTGATTTTTTGTGCGTCCCATTGAAGTGTTGTGGGATTTATAGTTTCCCAAGTAGTACTGGTTAAAGGAGGGAAATAAGCTTCCTCCAGAGGAATAAAAATAGTGTCGTCAGTAGAGTTACAAGCAGATAATAGGATGAGTGTAAACATCAAAAAGTAAAAAGGATATTTCATAATCAGAACTTTTGAATTACAAGAATAAGCATTTGACCATAAATAAATGCAAAAGTTTAAATACCTAGTAAGCTACTCCGTTATCGTTTTCGTAAATTTGCAATCCATAATCTGATAAGTTCATAATGCAAGATCAAACACCATATATTCCCGTAAATAAAGTACGTATAGTAACGGCCGCCAGTCTTTTTGACGGTCATGACGCTGCTATTAACATCATGCGACGTATCATACAATCTACGGGTTGTGAAGTGATTCATTTAGGTCACGATAGAAGCGTAGAAGAAGTGGTAAACACTGCTATTCAAGAAGATGCAAATGGTATCGCTCTAACTTCTTATCAAGGTGGTCACAATGAGTATTTTAAATACATGCGTGATTTATTGGTAGAAAAAGGTGCTGGTCATATCAAGATTTTTGGTGGTGGAGGTGGGGTTATTCTTCCTTCTGAAATCAAAGAACTCATGGATTATGGCATTACTCGCATTTATGCTCCAGATGATGGACGCGCGATGGGATTGCAAGGAATGATTAATGATTTGGTAAAGCAATGTGATGTTGCTGTTCCCCCTTTCGCGAAAGCGGAATTAAACGGAGAGCTTTTAGAAAATCATGCACCTACCATAGCGCGATTGATCTCACTTGCAGAAAACAGACACGAAGACTTTGTAAAGCATTTTGCACAAGCTGATAAAACTGAAAAACAAGCTCCAGTGCTAGGAATTACAGGAACTGGAGGTTCTGGAAAATCTTCCTTAGTAGATGAATTGATCCGTAGGTTTTTAGTGGATTTCCCAGAAAAAAATATAGGAGTTATATCGGTAGACCCATCAAAGCGTAAGACTGGTGGAGCACTTTTAGGTGATAGAATACGTATGAATGCCATCAATAGTGATCGCGTTTATATGAGGTCCCTAGCAACGAGAAGGTCCAACCTAGCGCTTTCCAAACATGTCCAAGAAGCGGTGGATATTTTAAAAGCAGCCAACTATGATTTAATAATTTTAGAAACCAGCGGTATAGGACAAAGCGATACCGAAATACTAGACCATAGCGATGTGTCTTTGTATGTAATGACACCAGAATTTGGCGCAGCGACACAGTTGGAAAAAATCGATATGCTCGATTTTGCAGATGTGGTAGCGATCAATAAATTTGATAAACGCGGTTCCCTAGACGCACTGAGAGATGTAAAAAAACAATACCAGCGCAACCATAATTTGTGGGAAGTAGACCCAGCGACATTACCAGTTCACGGAACCATTGCAAGCCAATTCAATGATCCAGGAATGAATGCTTTGTATGAAGCACTAATGGCTGAGCTAACTAATAAAACAGCAGTAGACTTCAGTTCTAAAAACGAACTCAATAAAGCACAAAGCGAAAAGATATTTGTCATCCCACCATCGAGAACTCGTTATCTAAGTGAAATTGCAGAAAGCAATAGAGCCTACGATAACATCGCAGATGCACAATCTAAAGTAGCTCAGAAATTATATGGTGTCTATCAAACAATTAATACCTTATTAGACCAAAACGAGAATGCTAGTTCGAGCGAAAGTCGAGAACGTTTAATTACAGAAAAAGGCTTAAATGAAGAATACATCATCTCACAAACACTTGCAGATGATACCGATTTCATGGATCTTTTAATTGCCCAATTCAACAAATCCCTAAAAGATCTCGATCCCTACAACTGGGAAGTAATTACCGGTTGGGATGAAAAAGTAAACAAGTACAAGCAACCTATTTATGAGTTTCAAGTACGTGACAAAGTCATTAAAATTGAAACACATACCGAGTCACTTTCTCATAAGATGATTCCTAAAGTGGCGCTGCCTAAATACAGCGCATGGGGCGATATTTTAAAATGGTGTTTACAAGAAAACGTACCAGGAGAATTCCCATATACCGCGGGATTGTATCCATTTAAAAGAACTGGAGAAGATCCTACCAGAATGTTTGCAGGTGAAGGTGGACCAGAACGTACCAACAAACGTTTCCATTATGTAAGTCTTGGAATGCCGGCAAAACGACTGAGTACAGCTTTTGATAGTGTAACTTTATACGGTAACGATCCAGGATTACGACCAGATGTATATGGAAAAATTGGTAACGCCGGAGTGAGTATTTGCTGTCTGGATGATGCTAAAAAACTCTATTCTGGGTTTGATTTATCGCATGCCATGACATCGGTTTCTATGACTATCAATGGACCGGCTCCTATGCTATTAGGATTCTTTATGAATGCCGCGATTGATCAAAATTGTGAACGATTCATTACTGAAAACGGATTAGGCGATAAAGTAGAAGCAAAGCTCAAAGAAGTTTACGACGATAAAAAAGTAGAACGTCCTTCTTATTTAAATGCTGAAGGAGATAAAGTATATTCTAAAAATGGCCAGATAGATGTCAACAAATTACCAGAAGGAAATGATGGTCTAGGTTTGATGCTTTTAGGATTGACAGGAGATCAGATTCTAGAACCAGCAGACTATGCCCGTATTAAAGCCGAAACTTTGGCTCAAGTGCGTGGAACAGTTCAAGCAGATATTTTAAAAGAAGATCAAGCACAAAACACTTGTATTTTTTCTACCGAATTTGCGATTAGACTAATGGGTGATGTACAGCAGTATTTTATTGAAGAAAAAGTACGCAACTTCTACAGTGTTTCTATCTCTGGATATCATATTGCAGAGGCTGGAGCAAATCCGATTACACAATTAGCGTTCACATTGGCAAACGGATTCACTTATGTAGAATATTATTTGAGTCGCGGTATGGATATCAACAAATTTGGTCCTAACCTAAGTTTCTTCTTTTCCAACGGTGTTGATCCAGAATATTCGGTTATAGGTCGTGTGGCTAGAAAAATTTGGTCAAAAGCCTTAAAGAATAAATACGGAGCTAACTCTCGTGCACAAATGTTGAAATACCACATTCAAACCAGTGGACGTTCTCTACATGCACAAGAGATTGACTTTAACGATATACGCACCACATTACAAGCGCTTTATGCGATTAATGACAACTGCAACTCCTTACATACTAATGCTTATGATGAGGCGATCACCACACCTACTGAGGAATCGGTAAGACGTGCGATGGCGATCCAATTGATCATCAATAAAGAATTAGGTCTGGCTAAAAATGAGAATCCAATTCAAGGAGCCTTCATTATTGAAGAGTTAACCGACATGGTAGAAACCGCTGTTTTGGAAGAATTTGACCGCATTACAGAGCGTGGTGGCGTGCTAGGAGCCATGGAAACCATGTACCAGCGCAGTAAGATTCAAGAAGAATCCATGCACTACGAGATGTTGAAACATACTGGCGAATTCCCTATCATAGGAGTGAATACGTTCCTAAGTTCAAAAGGCAGCCCAACTGTTTTACCAGCTGAGGTGATCCGTGCGACAGAAGAAGAGAAGCAAGCTCAAATTGCTACAAAAAATAATTTGCATACCGCTTTCGCGAAAGCGCAACAAGAACAACTATCAAAAATCCAAGAAGCAGCCGTACAACAAGGCAATATCTTCGAGCACTTGATGGAAGCCACAAAGATCTGTACACTAGGACAGATCACGGAGGCCTTGTTTGAAGTAGGTGGGCAATATAGAAGAAATATGTAAGCAGAGAACCACCAGCTCTGCTGGTGTGTGAATCGCTTATCCCGATGAGTGACGCAGGAGCGATATCGGGATCTGTACCTTTATCAATCTTTGGTAGTACCGTTTCTGAAATTTTAAAAAGCGCAAACCGACAGGTTTGCGCTTTTTTTATAACCTGTCATTACGAGGAGAGCAACGACGAAGTAATCTGCTGTTCAAATCGAGAAGTATTTTAATAAACCAGCGGCTTAGGTTTAAAACCTGTCAGGTTGCCAGCGCTTCTCCCTTGCGAAACCTTACAGGTTAGAGTAAAGGTTTTGATTAAAACAAGATGTCAGTTCGAGCGAGAGCGATGCACTGAGCCTGTCGAAGGGTCGAGAACCATTACAGAAGAAATTTCATTGGTTAGCCTTCA is a window of Nonlabens sp. MB-3u-79 DNA encoding:
- a CDS encoding OsmC family protein, with translation MKFSRKANAQWEGTGKEGKGNISTQSEVLDKTAYSFGTRFAEGKGTNPEELIGAAHAGCFTMQLSFLLNEEGFTATDLSTDAKVTFEDGEITHITLELTGNVPDVSKEKFAEIANKAKEVCPISKLLKAEISLEIK
- a CDS encoding sodium:solute symporter, which translates into the protein MEIVDWFILVSTLAFIVLYGVYKTRGRQTSEEYIKGGDARWWTVGLSVMATQASAITFLSTPGQAYTDGMEFVQFYFGLPIAVIIICVTFIPIYHRLKVYTAYEFLEKRFDLKTRSLASILFLIQRGLAAGITIYAPAIILSAVLDWELKYLNIIIGILVIIYTVSGGTKAVNVTQKQQMIVIMAGMVTAFVLIVTQLPDNVTFDNALTMAGSAEKMQILDFNFSLDDRYNVWSALFGATFLMLSYFGTDQSQVQRYLSGKSVKQMRIGLLFNGLLKVPMQFFILMVGVMVFVFYQFNSTPLNFNPAAEKAVKESEFAGQYSRLESSHEEILKEKQKVQKKYATALNTSASEDIVDYELALNSLRSQEETNRATARTLIEKADSGIETNDKDFVFIHFILHHLPKGLIGLLLAVILSAAMSSTASELNALSSTTTIDIYKRYRKEEKDDDHYVNMSKWFTLMWGLMAIFFASFVSLFDNLIQLVNFIGSIFYGTILGIFLVAFYFKRIKGQAVFIAACISQVIVATCAMLHEFVEGIEILPFLWLNPLGAFLTIGFALLFSSLNKEDRTTFQFENS
- a CDS encoding PIG-L family deacetylase, producing MALFLLSTAVAQENRLAQKQPNTAEIYHQIEKLGFLGTALFVAAHPDDENTRLISWLANDQMARTAYLSLTRGDGGQNLIGPQLREQLGMIRTQELLEARNTDGGQQFFTRANDFGYSKHPDETLEIWNEQEVMEDMVRIIREFQPDVIINRFDHRTPGSTHGHHTSSAMLSMKVFDFAADKTIYANQLKELNTWQAQRIFFNTSWWFYGSEEAFEKADKTNLLELDAGTYYPYKGLSNSEIAALSRSKHQSQGFGSSGSRGSQTEYLEYLKGSFPTDKSDLFSGINTTWTRVTGGSSIKTLLNSIITNYDFKNPTASIPALLEMRAQIEKLKDEHWKNIKLEELDQIVLDIAGVYLEASVNTSTATAGESLTVRVELTNRSSEKFEVSLLPNQLIQIQEKELRLHQNDTKTIEATLNIPAYYEASTPYYLKEKGSLGMYQFQNRGLTGKPEMGPEFIVRTFLEIQGTRLYREIPIIHKRTDPVRGEVNEPFHVVPEVAVSIENPVYVFSGNTAQPVHVTIKANKKLPQGSLELAHPDNWSITPTDFNFKGLEKGEEKTYTFNVQPPKTASRGVISGWVKIGSQIFKQEVIKIDYDHIPNQQLVRDNESQVVKPGLINTAQTVAYINGAGDDVAQAIEAIGGKVFKFEPSEVPDDLSKYDAVVVGIRAYNVAEDDMAALQNRLDTYVKNGGTLMMQYNTSRRISPDELGPLPITLSRKRVTDENATVTILEPQHKIMSYPNAITSTDFEGWVQERGLYFPEQWDTAFTPILGMSDKDEEMTKGSLIVAEYGKGHIIYTGLSLFRELPAGVSGAYKLLANIISIGVENQPIENKDGQGKF
- a CDS encoding serine hydrolase domain-containing protein, which produces MKYPFYFLMFTLILLSACNSTDDTIFIPLEEAYFPPLTSTTWETINPTTLQWDAQKITELQTFLEVNETRAFIVLIDGKIVLENYWNNDLQGNPFTADSNWYWASAGKSLTATLIGIAQEEGSLNINDKTSDYLGAGWTSMPANKEDLITVKNQLSFTTGIDYNVPVVDCTAPACLNYLTDAGNQWYYHNGTYTLLHRVLENATGVTNNQFTNTAIKDKIGMDGSWLSTNGLNEVYFSTARSAARFGLLTLNQGLWEDTTVLGDATYFNSMTTTSQSINESYGYLWWLNGKDSVVFPGTTAAIPSSVTPSGPIDMISALGKNGQFIDVVPSLNMVVIRMGDTSAQETVPVLFHEEMWANIMDIVN
- a CDS encoding methylmalonyl-CoA mutase family protein, which produces MQDQTPYIPVNKVRIVTAASLFDGHDAAINIMRRIIQSTGCEVIHLGHDRSVEEVVNTAIQEDANGIALTSYQGGHNEYFKYMRDLLVEKGAGHIKIFGGGGGVILPSEIKELMDYGITRIYAPDDGRAMGLQGMINDLVKQCDVAVPPFAKAELNGELLENHAPTIARLISLAENRHEDFVKHFAQADKTEKQAPVLGITGTGGSGKSSLVDELIRRFLVDFPEKNIGVISVDPSKRKTGGALLGDRIRMNAINSDRVYMRSLATRRSNLALSKHVQEAVDILKAANYDLIILETSGIGQSDTEILDHSDVSLYVMTPEFGAATQLEKIDMLDFADVVAINKFDKRGSLDALRDVKKQYQRNHNLWEVDPATLPVHGTIASQFNDPGMNALYEALMAELTNKTAVDFSSKNELNKAQSEKIFVIPPSRTRYLSEIAESNRAYDNIADAQSKVAQKLYGVYQTINTLLDQNENASSSESRERLITEKGLNEEYIISQTLADDTDFMDLLIAQFNKSLKDLDPYNWEVITGWDEKVNKYKQPIYEFQVRDKVIKIETHTESLSHKMIPKVALPKYSAWGDILKWCLQENVPGEFPYTAGLYPFKRTGEDPTRMFAGEGGPERTNKRFHYVSLGMPAKRLSTAFDSVTLYGNDPGLRPDVYGKIGNAGVSICCLDDAKKLYSGFDLSHAMTSVSMTINGPAPMLLGFFMNAAIDQNCERFITENGLGDKVEAKLKEVYDDKKVERPSYLNAEGDKVYSKNGQIDVNKLPEGNDGLGLMLLGLTGDQILEPADYARIKAETLAQVRGTVQADILKEDQAQNTCIFSTEFAIRLMGDVQQYFIEEKVRNFYSVSISGYHIAEAGANPITQLAFTLANGFTYVEYYLSRGMDINKFGPNLSFFFSNGVDPEYSVIGRVARKIWSKALKNKYGANSRAQMLKYHIQTSGRSLHAQEIDFNDIRTTLQALYAINDNCNSLHTNAYDEAITTPTEESVRRAMAIQLIINKELGLAKNENPIQGAFIIEELTDMVETAVLEEFDRITERGGVLGAMETMYQRSKIQEESMHYEMLKHTGEFPIIGVNTFLSSKGSPTVLPAEVIRATEEEKQAQIATKNNLHTAFAKAQQEQLSKIQEAAVQQGNIFEHLMEATKICTLGQITEALFEVGGQYRRNM